In the genome of bacterium, one region contains:
- a CDS encoding divergent PAP2 family protein, which translates to MKTFFEVISLPIFLAPFLSWIIAQVIKSFIYTIKHHKFNARTLFRTGGMPSSHSGGSVALTVAIGRTSGWTSPLFIIALVFTFIIMNDAASVRRSSGQQARILNKMIEDGRIDMERVKEFLGHSPIEVIAGGILGVIVAILLT; encoded by the coding sequence ATGAAAACATTTTTTGAGGTTATTTCCCTTCCAATATTTTTAGCACCATTTTTGTCGTGGATAATAGCCCAGGTAATAAAATCCTTTATTTATACGATAAAGCATCACAAATTTAATGCAAGAACCCTATTTAGAACAGGTGGAATGCCAAGCAGCCATTCAGGAGGCTCTGTTGCCTTAACAGTTGCAATTGGAAGGACAAGTGGTTGGACATCTCCTTTGTTTATTATAGCCCTTGTCTTTACATTTATCATTATGAACGATGCGGCATCTGTAAGGAGGTCGTCTGGACAACAGGCAAGGATTTTGAATAAAATGATAGAGGATGGAAGGATAGATATGGAAAGGGTAAAGGAATTTTTAGGACATAGCCCAATTGAGGTTATTGCTGGCGGAATTCTTGGCGTAATTGTTGCAATTCTTTTAACATGA